The stretch of DNA GAAGACCCCGACTTCCACGTCGGCGTGTACGGCGATCCGACCGCCGAGCGCACCCTCGCCGTCGCGGGCGGCTCGCACGCGGAGATGTGGGTGCCCGCCCTGGACATCATCGGCAAGCGCAACGGCTTCAAAGTGACGACCTATCTGAAGATGGGCTGTCCGCTGACCCTGGAGGACTATCCCACCCGCCCGGACGGCAGCCCGTACCCTGAATGCGGCCCGTGGGTCCGCAAGGTCCTCGACGAACTCGAACGGGTCCGTCCCGACGCCGTGTTCACCAACACCACCCGACCGAATCCGGACGGTCCCGCCGATCATGTGCCGCCGGGCTATCTGATGGTGTTCGACGAACTGCTCGCGGCCGGCATCCCGGTTCTCGGCATGCGCGACACCCCGTGGCCCCACGACGGCGACGGGCGGGCCATCACGACCCCCGGGTGTCTCGCGGCAGGCGGCGACGCACAGAGCTGCGGCTCCTCGCGCGCCTACTCGCTGGCACCGATCGACCCGATCACCGACTACGCGTCGACGCACCCGGGACTGCATGCCGTCGACATGTCCGACGCGGTGTGCGACGACACGTTCTGCCCGGCGATCATCGGTAACATCATCGTCTACAAGGACTACCACCACCTGGGGGCGACGTACGTCCGGAGTCTGAGCAGCGCGCTGTCGTATCGACTCGCGCAGGCGCTGCCGTGGACCGGGCCACCGTTCGGTCCATTCGACTGATCCAGAATCGGAGCGCTATGACGACGGTCCCGCACCACCCCGTCGCCACGTACCGCGTTCAGTTGACGCCGACGTTCACCTTCGCCGAGGTCGTCGGGATTCTCGACCACCTCGTGGACCTGGGGATCAGCCACCTGTATCTCTCGCCGATCCTGACCGCGATGCCGGGTTCGACGCACGGCTACGACTGGTGTCCGCCCGCTCGCATCTCCCCCGCCTTGGGCGGCGAGGACGGATATCGACTGCTGCGGGCGCACGCGCGAGCAGTCGGCATCGGAATCGTCCTGGACATCGTTCCGAACCACGTCGGCATCGGCGACGCCCATCACAATCACTGGTGGGCCGACGTCATGCGCCGCGGCTCCGCATCGCCGTACGCCGAGTACTTCGACCTGGACCTCGCCTTCGGCGACGGCCTGCTGTGCCTGCCGTGGCTGCCCGTCGACGGCGATCTGTCGCCGTTGCGGATCGACGCCGACGCCGGTGAACTGTGGTACGGCGACCGCTATCTGCCGACCGCCGACGGCACGCTCCGCGTCGGCGACGATCCGCTCGCGGTGCTCGCACGACAGGCGTACCGCCTGGTGCCGTGTGACAGCCGGCAGATCGGATACCGGCGGTTCCTGGCCGTGAACGAGCTCGCGGCGCTGCGGCAGGAGGTGCCCGCCGTCTACGACGCCACGCACGCCTGGCTGCGCGAACTCGCCGCCGAGGACCTGTTCGACGGAGTCCGGGTGGACCATCTCGACGGGCTGACCGATCCGGTCGGCTACTGCCGTCGGCTGCGCACCGACATCGGAGACCGTCTCCTGTACGTGGAGAAGGGGCTGGGTGTCGGCGAGCGCCTCGACCCGGTACTGCCGGTGGACGGGACCACCGGATACGACCAGCTGCGCCTGATCGAGGGTGCGTTCACCCCGCCGTCGGGCGCCGTCGAACTCTCAGAGCTGTTCCAGCGCATCACCGGGATCTCGGGCGACGGCGACGGGATGACCGCCCGCGCGGACGATCTGCGGCATGTGACGCTGATCGACGTGTTCTCCGATCGGGTCCGGCGGACCACCGCGCTGTTCTCGGCCACCGCACCCGATGTACCGGTCCACAAGGTGCAGCAGGCGGTCACCACGTTCATCACCCGGGTGCGACTCGCCCGCCCGGACTATCCGTCGCTGCGGCACGCCGCACTCGACGAGATCACGCAGATCCGCGCCGACAATCCGTCGATGAGCGACGCCCTCGACGTGCTGTCGTACGCGTTCGTCGACCGGAGCCGTGCCCCCGAGGGACTCGGCCGCCTCGGCGAGGCCGTCGCCGCGGTGACCGCGAAGGCGATCGAGGACATCGGCTACCACCGCACGTCACGTCTGGTCTCGGCCAACGAGATCGGCTGCACCCCGGCGGCGCCGTCGGTGAACCGCGACGAGTTCCACGGCGCACAGCTCGCCCGGGTCGAGGAGTGGCCGCTCGGTCTCACGACGCTGTCGACCCACGACACCAAACGCAGCGAGGACGTCCGAGCCCGGATCGCGATGACCGCGCAGACCCCGCAGCGGTGGACGGTCCTGGTGCTGACGCTGTGGCGGATCATGCCGCCGCCGGACGCGATGACCGGGTACTTTCTGCTGCAGAATCTGATCGGAGTCTGGCCGGACGAGGGCCGACCGGACGAGACCGTTCGCACGCGGATGCGCGCCTACGCGCGCAAGGCGATGCGGGAGGGCGGCCTCGTCTCGTCGTGGACCGACGTCGACGAGGCAGGCGAGAACGCGATGATCGACTGGATCGATGCTCTGCAGTGCGGCGTCGCGAGCGACCTCATCGCCGAGTACGTCGCCGTCGTGGCCCCTCCGGCCCGTGACGAGTCCGTCTCGCGCAAGACCATGTCGCTGCTCCTGCCCGGCGTCGGCGACGTGTATCAAGGCACCCAGTGGTGGTCCGACTCGTTGACCGACCCGGACAATCGCCGTCCGGTCGACTACACGCGGAGTCTGGACGACCCGAAGACGCGGATGATCCGGACCGCCCTCGACGTCCGGCGCCGACATCCGGAGAGCTTCGGCCCCGGCAGCACGTATCTGCCGGTGATCGGTCGTGGACGCCGCGGCATCCACCTCGTGGCCTTCGCACGCGGCGACGCCGACGGCGATCCTCGCGTCCTGTTCGCCGGGATGCGACTGGCACACACCTTCCGTCCCGTATCGGTGCGCGACGACGCCCTGCTCCCGCTGCCCGCCGGTCTGTGGCGCGAC from Gordonia humi encodes:
- the treY gene encoding malto-oligosyltrehalose synthase — protein: MTTVPHHPVATYRVQLTPTFTFAEVVGILDHLVDLGISHLYLSPILTAMPGSTHGYDWCPPARISPALGGEDGYRLLRAHARAVGIGIVLDIVPNHVGIGDAHHNHWWADVMRRGSASPYAEYFDLDLAFGDGLLCLPWLPVDGDLSPLRIDADAGELWYGDRYLPTADGTLRVGDDPLAVLARQAYRLVPCDSRQIGYRRFLAVNELAALRQEVPAVYDATHAWLRELAAEDLFDGVRVDHLDGLTDPVGYCRRLRTDIGDRLLYVEKGLGVGERLDPVLPVDGTTGYDQLRLIEGAFTPPSGAVELSELFQRITGISGDGDGMTARADDLRHVTLIDVFSDRVRRTTALFSATAPDVPVHKVQQAVTTFITRVRLARPDYPSLRHAALDEITQIRADNPSMSDALDVLSYAFVDRSRAPEGLGRLGEAVAAVTAKAIEDIGYHRTSRLVSANEIGCTPAAPSVNRDEFHGAQLARVEEWPLGLTTLSTHDTKRSEDVRARIAMTAQTPQRWTVLVLTLWRIMPPPDAMTGYFLLQNLIGVWPDEGRPDETVRTRMRAYARKAMREGGLVSSWTDVDEAGENAMIDWIDALQCGVASDLIAEYVAVVAPPARDESVSRKTMSLLLPGVGDVYQGTQWWSDSLTDPDNRRPVDYTRSLDDPKTRMIRTALDVRRRHPESFGPGSTYLPVIGRGRRGIHLVAFARGDADGDPRVLFAGMRLAHTFRPVSVRDDALLPLPAGLWRDAVTGADHTGQVTASALLGDRPAVVLEKL